One Platichthys flesus chromosome 14, fPlaFle2.1, whole genome shotgun sequence genomic region harbors:
- the fam110b gene encoding protein FAM110B, whose amino-acid sequence MPTETLPQDLPDSKAAGPATAFNSAVPLRILNKGPDYFRRQVEPNPKRLSAVERLEADKAKYVKSQEVINAKQEPIKPPVLAKPTVCHPLLSKRGSGIGGGGNGGGMPFKASNNNAKSDTCATSSGGSKRENLNLEILKNLLNSSSSSGTGPEGLGGGAKSAVLMRSSGEMAKSWMPSGIPLAYRSTMTLNERPPDSGHSPSTSHSLRSFSHSLKVPPVNSGGRHSPQPGGNLNLSRRVLDERGGKGVVDRSRSPLPPLLTSHSSSDLLRLCNGKPLRTARSSSSSAPPLPPKPNPASLPPPTLSLSLRPPQPNPSASPFDSTTPQSLPCDLGDPSNTSINPHLEVELGSSVACRSSLHRSKSDLSDRYARAGADVERFFNYCGLDPEELEAVGPENFARANSDIVSLNFRSASMISSECDRSRQSSNDGLSDGDEGGDKEEEAGERVPYGISAVERNARVIKWLYSIKQARETQKVSHV is encoded by the exons ATGCCGACAGAGACACTGCCACAAGACCTGCCAGATAGCAAGGCTGCTGGCCCCGCAACGGCCTTCAATTCGGCTGTACCCCTCCGTATACTCAACAAGGGCCCTGACTACTTCAGAAGACAG GTGGAACCTAACCCAAAGCGCCTAAGTGCTGTTGAGAGACTAGAAGCTGATAAAGCCAAGTACGTCAAGAGCCAGGAAGTTATCAATGCCAAGCAAGAGCCTATCAAACCACCCGTCCTGGCAAAGCCTACTGTCTGTCACCCACTGCTGTCCAAGAGAGGCTCTGGgattggtggaggaggaaatggaggcgGGATGCCTTTCAAAGCGTCGAATAACAATGCAAAGTCAGACACATGTGCAACAAGCAGTGGCGGCAGTAAACGGGAGAATTTAAACCTGGAGATACTCAAAAATCTCCTAAATTCATCGTCCTCTTCAGGCACTGGACCTGAAGGACTAGGAGGTGGAGCTAAGAGTGCTGTACTGATGAGGTCATCGGGGGAAATGGCCAAGAGTTGGATGCCATCAGG GATCCCATTAGCATACCGATCTACAATGACACTTAATGAGCGACCTCCAGACTCAGGTCACAGTCCAAGCACCTCACACTCTCTCCGCTCATTCTCCCATTCCCTGAAGGTCCCCCCGGTCAACAGCGGGGGACGTCATAGTCCACAACCAGGAGGAAACCTCAACCTCAGCAGACGAGTCCTGGATGAAAGAGGAGGCAAGGGAGTCGTTGATCGCTCTCGTTCTCCACTACCGCCTCTGCTcacctcccactcctcctctgacctcttgCGACTGTGCAATGGCAAGCCCCTCCGTACTGCCCgatccagcagctcctcagctcctcccctccctccaaaACCTAACCCTgcatcccttcctcctcccacaCTTTCCTTGTCATTGCGTCCGCCTCAACCCAATCCATCTGCATCACCATTTGACAGTACCACCCCTCAATCGCTACCTTGTGATCTTGGAGACCCTTCCAATACTTCAATCAATCCCCATCTGGAGGTAGAGCTTGGCTCATCTGTAGCTTGTCGCTCCTCACTACACAGATCTAAATCAGACCTGTCAGACCGGTATGCCCGGGCTGGAGCTGACGTGGAACGCTTTTTTAACTACTGTGGCCTCGACCCAGAGGAGCTAGAGGCAGTTGGTCCAGAGAATTTTGCACGAGCCAATTCAGACATTGTCAGCCTGAACTTCCGATCAGCTTCTATGATCTCCTCCGAATGCGACCGCTCACGGCAATCCTCCAATGATGGGTTGTCAGATGGGGATGAGGGTggggacaaggaggaggaggctggggagCGTGTGCCATATGGGATCTCAGCTGTGGAACGTAATGCAAGAGTCATAAAGTGGCTTTACAGTATCAAACAGGCAAGAGAGACACAAAAAGTGTCACATGTTTAG